A window of the Kosakonia sp. BYX6 genome harbors these coding sequences:
- the metB gene encoding cystathionine gamma-synthase: MTRKQATIAVRSGLNDDEQYGCVVPPIHLSSTYNFTGFNEPRTHDYSRRGNPTRDVVQRALAELEGGAGAVMTNTGMSAIHLVTTVFLKPGDLLVAPHDCYGGSYRLFDSLQKRGCYRVRFVDQGDEQALKAALAEKPKLVLVESPSNPLLRVVDIAKICQLAREVGAISVVDNTFLSPALQNPLALGADLVLHSCTKYLNGHSDVVAGVVIAKDEATVTELAWWANNIGVTGSAFDSYLLLRGLRTLSPRMEVAQRNAQAIVDFLQTQPLVKKLYHPSLPDNQGHEIAARQQKGFGAMLSFELDGDEQTLRRFLSGLSLFTLAESLGGVESLISHAATMTHAGMAPEARAAAGISETLLRISTGIEDSEDLIADLENGFRIAAEG, encoded by the coding sequence ATGACGCGTAAACAGGCCACCATCGCAGTGCGTAGCGGATTGAACGATGACGAGCAGTACGGTTGCGTTGTCCCGCCGATCCACCTCTCCAGCACCTATAATTTCACCGGTTTCAATGAACCTCGAACGCACGACTATTCTCGTCGCGGCAACCCAACGCGCGATGTGGTACAGCGTGCGCTGGCGGAACTGGAAGGCGGCGCGGGCGCGGTGATGACCAATACTGGCATGTCGGCGATTCACCTGGTGACCACGGTGTTCCTCAAACCTGGCGATCTTTTGGTTGCGCCGCATGATTGCTACGGCGGCAGCTATCGCCTGTTCGACAGTCTGCAAAAACGCGGCTGTTACCGCGTTCGCTTTGTGGATCAAGGGGATGAGCAAGCACTGAAAGCCGCGCTGGCGGAAAAACCGAAACTGGTGCTGGTAGAAAGTCCAAGCAACCCATTGTTGCGCGTCGTGGATATTGCGAAAATCTGCCAACTTGCGCGTGAAGTTGGGGCTATTAGCGTGGTGGACAACACTTTCCTCAGCCCGGCATTGCAAAACCCGCTGGCGCTGGGCGCTGACTTGGTTCTGCACTCCTGCACCAAATACCTCAACGGGCATTCCGATGTGGTAGCAGGCGTGGTGATTGCAAAGGATGAGGCCACTGTCACCGAACTGGCATGGTGGGCCAATAATATTGGCGTCACCGGCAGCGCTTTCGACAGCTATTTGCTGTTGCGCGGTCTGCGTACCTTGTCGCCGCGCATGGAAGTGGCGCAGCGTAACGCGCAGGCGATTGTCGATTTCCTGCAAACGCAACCTCTGGTGAAAAAGCTGTACCATCCTTCTTTGCCGGATAACCAGGGGCATGAGATTGCCGCGCGTCAACAAAAAGGCTTTGGCGCAATGTTAAGTTTTGAACTGGATGGCGATGAGCAAACGCTGCGTCGCTTCCTGAGTGGGCTGTCGCTGTTTACGTTGGCGGAATCGCTGGGCGGGGTGGAAAGTTTGATCTCCCACGCTGCGACCATGACCCACGCGGGCATGGCGCCGGAAGCACGCGCCGCCGCCGGGATTTCTGAGACGCTGCTACGCATCTCAACCGGTATTGAAGATAGTGAAGATTTAATTGCCGATCTGGAAAATGGCTTCCGGATCGCCGCTGAGGGGTAA
- the ftsN gene encoding cell division protein FtsN, whose translation MAQRDYVRRSQSAPSRRKTSNSRKKQRRTSAVSPAMVAIAAAVLVAFIGGLYFITHHKKEESESLQNQKVTGNGLPPKPEERWRYIKELESRQPGVRAPTEPSAGGEVKNPDQLTDEQRQLLAQMQADMRQTPTQLSEVPWNEQTAEQRQQTLQLQRQRQAQQQSQQQSQWTQTQPVQQPRVTEQPARTTTPPPRQTQTQTQTQQQKPTSTSQPYQDLLQTPPHNTASQPKTQQPAPVTHEAETAKPQTAEKKDDRRWLIQCGSFKGQDQAETVRAQLAFEGFDSRITSNNGWNRVVMGPVKGKDNADSTLSRLKMAGHANCIRLASGG comes from the coding sequence GTGGCACAACGAGATTATGTACGCCGCAGCCAGTCGGCTCCTTCGCGGCGAAAGACGAGTAACTCAAGGAAAAAGCAACGCAGGACATCTGCGGTCTCTCCAGCGATGGTCGCTATTGCAGCCGCCGTGCTGGTCGCCTTTATCGGTGGTTTGTACTTTATTACGCACCATAAAAAAGAAGAATCTGAGTCACTGCAAAACCAGAAAGTCACCGGTAACGGCTTGCCGCCGAAGCCGGAAGAGCGCTGGCGCTATATTAAAGAACTGGAAAGCCGCCAGCCAGGCGTGCGTGCGCCGACCGAGCCTTCAGCCGGTGGCGAAGTGAAAAATCCAGATCAGCTCACCGATGAACAACGCCAGTTGTTAGCGCAAATGCAAGCGGATATGCGCCAGACGCCGACGCAACTCAGCGAAGTGCCGTGGAACGAGCAAACCGCCGAGCAGCGCCAGCAAACGCTGCAACTACAGCGTCAGCGCCAGGCGCAGCAGCAGTCGCAACAACAGTCGCAGTGGACGCAGACCCAACCGGTGCAGCAGCCTCGCGTGACTGAGCAACCCGCGCGCACTACCACGCCGCCGCCGCGCCAGACACAAACACAAACACAAACGCAGCAGCAGAAACCGACATCGACTTCTCAACCGTATCAGGATCTGTTGCAGACGCCGCCGCACAACACCGCCTCTCAGCCTAAGACGCAGCAGCCTGCGCCTGTGACACATGAAGCGGAAACAGCGAAGCCGCAAACGGCAGAGAAAAAAGATGACCGCCGCTGGCTGATCCAATGCGGTTCGTTTAAAGGCCAGGATCAGGCTGAAACCGTCCGCGCACAGCTGGCGTTTGAAGGTTTTGACTCTCGCATCACCAGCAATAATGGTTGGAACCGCGTGGTAATGGGGCCGGTGAAAGGCAAAGATAATGCCGATTCGACCCTCAGCCGCCTGAAAATGGCGGGTCACGCAAACTGCATCCGTCTCGCCTCCGGGGGTTGA
- a CDS encoding bifunctional aspartate kinase/homoserine dehydrogenase II translates to MSVIAQAGTKARQLHKFGGSSLADVKCYLRVAGIMAEYSQPGDMMVVSAAGSTTNQLINWLKLSQTDRLSAHQVQQSLRRYQSDLISGLLPADVADGLTSEFIHDLEHLAALLDSGITDAVYAEVVGHGEIWSARLMSAVLNQQGLDATWLDARDFLRAERAAQPQVNEGASYPLLQQQLAQHPGKRIVVTGFISRNDAGETVLLGRNGSDYSATQIGALGDVTRVTIWSDVAGVYSADPRKVKDACLLPLLRLDEASELARLAAPVLHARTLQPVSGSNIDLQLRCSYNPDQGSTRIERVLASGTGARIVTSHDDVCLIEFLVPAGQDFKLAHKEIDLVLKRAQVRPLAVGAHADRNLLQLCYTSEVVDSVFKLLDEAGLPGELRLRQGLALVAMVGAGVCRNPLHSHRFWQQLKGQPVEFIWQSDEGISLVAVLRVGPTESLIQGLHQSLFRAEKRIGLVLFGKGNIGSRWLELFSREQSALSARTGFEFVLAGVVDSRRSLLSYDGLDASRALAFFNDEAVEQDEESLFLWMRAHPYDDLVVLDVTASEQLAGQYLDFASHGFHVISANKLAGASTSDKYRQIHDAFEKTGRHWLYNATVGAGLPVNHTVRDLRDSGDSILAISGIFSGTLSWLFLQFDGSVPFTDLVDQAWQQGLTEPDPRVDLSGKDVMRKLVILAREAGYDIEPDQVRVESLVPPACEEESVDHFFENGDELNEQMTQRLEAAREMGLVLRYVARFDANGKARVGVEAVRAEHPLASLLPCDNVFAIESRWYRDNPLVIRGPGAGRDVTAGAIQSDINRLAQLL, encoded by the coding sequence ATGAGTGTGATTGCGCAGGCAGGGACGAAGGCTCGTCAGCTGCACAAATTTGGTGGCAGTAGTCTGGCGGATGTGAAGTGTTACCTCCGCGTCGCAGGGATCATGGCGGAGTACTCACAACCGGGCGATATGATGGTTGTCTCTGCCGCAGGAAGCACGACCAACCAGCTGATCAACTGGCTGAAGCTCAGCCAGACCGATCGCCTCTCTGCGCATCAAGTACAACAATCACTGCGCCGTTATCAAAGCGATTTGATTAGCGGCCTGTTACCCGCCGATGTCGCCGACGGCCTGACCAGCGAATTTATCCACGATCTTGAACACCTTGCCGCGCTGCTCGACAGCGGCATCACCGATGCGGTTTACGCCGAAGTGGTCGGTCATGGTGAAATCTGGTCGGCGCGTTTGATGTCCGCCGTGCTGAATCAACAAGGCCTGGACGCCACCTGGCTGGATGCCCGCGATTTCCTGCGCGCCGAACGCGCCGCGCAGCCGCAAGTTAACGAAGGCGCTTCATACCCCTTATTACAACAGCAACTTGCGCAGCACCCGGGCAAACGCATTGTTGTCACGGGCTTTATCAGCCGTAACGACGCGGGTGAAACGGTGCTGCTGGGGCGTAACGGCTCGGACTACTCGGCAACGCAAATTGGCGCGCTGGGCGATGTGACCCGCGTGACAATCTGGAGCGACGTGGCCGGTGTTTACAGCGCCGATCCGCGCAAAGTGAAAGATGCCTGTCTGCTGCCGCTGTTGCGTCTTGATGAAGCCAGCGAACTGGCGCGCCTCGCCGCACCGGTGCTGCACGCCCGTACTTTACAGCCGGTTTCCGGCAGCAATATCGATCTGCAATTACGCTGTAGCTATAACCCGGATCAGGGTTCAACGCGCATCGAACGCGTGCTGGCCTCTGGCACCGGGGCGCGAATTGTCACCAGCCACGATGACGTTTGCCTGATTGAATTCCTCGTGCCTGCCGGGCAAGACTTCAAACTGGCGCACAAAGAAATTGATTTGGTGCTGAAACGCGCGCAGGTGCGCCCGCTGGCGGTTGGCGCGCACGCCGACCGTAACTTGCTGCAACTTTGCTATACCTCGGAAGTGGTCGATAGCGTCTTTAAACTGCTCGACGAAGCCGGGCTGCCAGGTGAGTTGCGCTTGCGTCAGGGGCTGGCGCTGGTGGCGATGGTCGGGGCGGGCGTTTGCCGCAACCCGTTGCATAGCCACCGTTTCTGGCAGCAGTTGAAAGGCCAGCCAGTGGAGTTTATCTGGCAGTCGGACGAAGGCATCAGCCTGGTCGCTGTGCTGCGCGTGGGCCCGACAGAAAGCCTGATTCAGGGGCTGCACCAGTCACTGTTTCGCGCGGAAAAACGCATCGGCCTGGTGCTGTTCGGCAAAGGGAATATCGGTTCGCGCTGGCTTGAGCTGTTCTCCCGCGAGCAGAGTGCGCTGTCGGCACGTACTGGTTTCGAATTTGTGCTGGCGGGCGTGGTGGACAGCCGTCGCAGCCTGCTGAGCTACGATGGGCTGGATGCCAGCCGCGCGTTGGCGTTCTTCAATGATGAAGCGGTGGAACAGGACGAAGAGTCGCTGTTTTTATGGATGCGCGCGCACCCGTATGACGATTTAGTGGTGCTGGATGTGACCGCAAGCGAGCAGCTTGCCGGGCAGTATCTGGATTTCGCCAGCCACGGTTTCCATGTCATCAGCGCCAACAAACTGGCGGGCGCGAGCACCAGCGACAAATACCGCCAGATTCACGATGCGTTCGAAAAAACTGGCCGCCATTGGCTGTATAACGCGACTGTTGGCGCCGGGTTGCCGGTGAACCACACCGTGCGCGATCTGCGCGACAGCGGGGATTCGATTCTGGCGATCAGCGGCATTTTCTCCGGGACGCTCTCCTGGCTGTTCCTGCAATTCGATGGTTCTGTGCCGTTTACCGATCTGGTGGATCAGGCGTGGCAACAAGGTTTGACCGAACCGGACCCGCGCGTCGATCTCTCCGGGAAAGATGTGATGCGCAAGCTGGTGATCCTCGCTCGCGAAGCGGGTTACGACATCGAACCAGATCAGGTGCGTGTGGAATCGCTGGTGCCGCCAGCCTGCGAAGAGGAGTCGGTCGATCACTTCTTTGAAAACGGTGATGAACTGAACGAGCAGATGACCCAGCGTCTTGAAGCCGCCCGCGAAATGGGGCTGGTGCTGCGTTACGTGGCGCGTTTCGATGCCAACGGCAAAGCTCGTGTTGGTGTTGAAGCGGTACGCGCTGAACATCCGCTGGCGTCGTTATTGCCGTGCGATAATGTTTTTGCCATCGAAAGCCGCTGGTATCGCGACAACCCGCTGGTGATCCGTGGGCCTGGCGCGGGTCGTGATGTGACCGCTGGCGCCATTCAGTCAGATATCAATCGCCTGGCGCAACTGTTGTAG
- the hslV gene encoding ATP-dependent protease subunit HslV, with the protein MTTIVSVRRNGHVVIAGDGQATLGNTVMKGNVKKVRRLYNDKVIAGFAGGTADAFTLFELFERKLEMHQGHLVKAAVELAKDWRTDRMLRKLEALLAVADETASLIITGNGDVIQPENDLIAIGSGGPYAQAAARALLENTELGAREIAEKALGIAGDICIYTNHFHTIEELPSKA; encoded by the coding sequence GTGACAACAATCGTAAGCGTACGCCGTAACGGCCATGTCGTTATCGCCGGTGATGGCCAGGCCACACTGGGCAACACCGTGATGAAAGGCAACGTGAAAAAAGTTCGCCGTCTGTATAACGACAAAGTCATCGCAGGCTTTGCGGGCGGCACGGCTGATGCCTTCACGCTGTTTGAATTATTTGAACGCAAACTGGAAATGCACCAGGGTCACCTGGTGAAAGCGGCTGTCGAGCTGGCAAAGGATTGGCGTACCGACCGCATGCTGCGCAAGTTGGAAGCGCTGTTGGCGGTTGCCGACGAAACCGCATCGCTGATCATCACCGGTAACGGCGATGTGATTCAGCCGGAAAATGACCTGATCGCGATCGGTTCCGGCGGGCCATACGCCCAGGCCGCTGCCCGTGCTCTGCTGGAAAACACCGAGCTTGGCGCGCGTGAAATTGCTGAAAAGGCGTTGGGGATCGCAGGTGATATCTGCATCTACACCAACCACTTCCATACCATCGAAGAATTACCCTCTAAAGCGTAA
- the metJ gene encoding met regulon transcriptional regulator MetJ produces MAEWSGEYISPYAEHGKKSEQVKKITVSIPLKVLKILTDERTRRQVNNLRHATNSELLCEAFLHAFTGQPLPNDEDLRKERSDEIPEEAKVIMRELGIDPDTWEY; encoded by the coding sequence ATGGCTGAATGGAGCGGCGAATATATCAGCCCATACGCTGAGCACGGCAAGAAGAGTGAGCAAGTAAAGAAAATTACGGTTTCCATTCCTCTTAAGGTGTTAAAAATCCTCACCGATGAACGTACCCGTCGTCAGGTGAACAACCTGCGCCACGCCACTAACAGCGAGCTGCTGTGCGAGGCGTTTTTGCATGCGTTCACCGGCCAACCTCTGCCGAATGATGAAGATCTGCGTAAAGAGCGCAGCGATGAAATCCCGGAAGAGGCGAAAGTGATTATGCGTGAACTGGGCATCGACCCGGATACATGGGAATACTGA
- the rpmE gene encoding 50S ribosomal protein L31 → MKKGIHPNYVAITATCSCGNVIKTHSTLGRDLNLDVCAKCHPFFTGKQRDVATGGRVDRFNKRFSIPGSK, encoded by the coding sequence ATGAAAAAAGGTATTCACCCGAATTATGTAGCTATTACTGCAACTTGCTCTTGCGGTAATGTGATCAAAACCCACTCAACTCTGGGTCGCGATCTGAACCTGGACGTGTGCGCTAAATGCCACCCGTTCTTCACCGGTAAGCAGCGTGATGTTGCAACTGGTGGCCGTGTTGACCGTTTCAACAAACGCTTCAGCATCCCGGGCAGCAAATAA
- the cytR gene encoding DNA-binding transcriptional regulator CytR, with the protein MKPKNQVAAATMKDVAMKAKVSTATVSRALMNPDKVSQATRNRVEQAAMEVGYLPQSMGRNVKRNESRTLLVIVPDICDPFFSEMIRGIEVTAAEHGYLVLIGDCAHQNQQEKTFIDLIITKQIDGMLLLGSRLPFDASIEEQRNLPPMVMANEFAPELELPTVHIDNLTAAFNAVNYLQEQGHHLIGCIAGPEEMPLCHYRLQGYVQALRRAGVTVDPHYITRGDFTFEAGARALEQLLTLPKPPTAVFCHSDIMALGALSQAKRRGLKVPDDLSIIGFDNISLAEYCDPPLTTVAQPRYEIGREAMLLLLEQLQGHTVSSGSRLMDCELILRGSTRALT; encoded by the coding sequence GTGAAACCCAAAAATCAGGTTGCGGCAGCAACCATGAAAGATGTTGCCATGAAAGCAAAGGTTTCTACGGCAACCGTATCTCGTGCATTAATGAACCCGGATAAAGTGTCACAAGCGACCCGCAACCGGGTGGAGCAAGCCGCCATGGAAGTCGGCTATTTGCCCCAATCGATGGGACGCAATGTGAAGCGCAACGAATCCCGAACCCTGCTGGTCATCGTGCCGGATATTTGCGATCCCTTCTTCAGCGAAATGATTCGTGGTATCGAAGTGACAGCCGCCGAACACGGCTACCTGGTGTTGATTGGCGATTGCGCCCATCAAAATCAGCAGGAAAAAACCTTCATTGATCTGATTATCACCAAGCAAATCGACGGCATGTTGCTGCTGGGTTCGCGCCTGCCTTTTGACGCCAGCATTGAAGAACAACGAAATTTACCGCCGATGGTGATGGCCAACGAGTTTGCGCCGGAACTGGAACTGCCAACGGTGCATATCGATAACCTCACCGCCGCCTTTAACGCCGTTAATTATCTGCAAGAACAAGGACATCACCTGATTGGCTGCATCGCTGGCCCGGAAGAGATGCCGCTGTGTCACTACCGTTTGCAGGGTTACGTGCAGGCGCTGCGCCGCGCCGGCGTGACCGTTGATCCACACTATATTACGCGCGGTGATTTCACCTTCGAAGCCGGCGCTCGCGCGCTGGAACAGTTATTAACACTGCCGAAACCGCCGACCGCCGTGTTCTGCCATAGCGATATCATGGCGCTTGGCGCGCTGTCGCAGGCCAAACGCCGCGGGCTGAAAGTGCCAGATGACTTATCGATTATCGGCTTCGATAACATTTCGTTAGCGGAATATTGCGATCCTCCGTTAACCACCGTTGCGCAACCCCGCTATGAGATTGGTCGTGAAGCCATGCTGTTGCTGCTGGAACAGCTGCAAGGTCATACGGTTAGCAGCGGATCGCGCCTGATGGATTGTGAATTAATCCTGCGTGGCAGCACGCGGGCGCTAACGTAA
- the priA gene encoding primosomal protein N': protein MPVARVALSVPLPRTFDYLLPEAMSASTGCRVRVPFGNQQRVGIVVAVSDKSELPLTELKSVEEVLDSEPAFSPSVWRLLLWAAEYYHHPLGDVLFNALPVLLRQTKATSAEFQGYWFATEQGQAVDINRVKSLKQQQALSALRKGKIWQHQLAALELKSVTLQALRAKGLAEMNSETPTFSDWRSTFSVSGDRLRLNTEQATAVGAIHSAADRFSAWLLAGVTGSGKTEVYLSVLENVLAQGKQALVMVPEIGLTPQTIARFRERFNAPVEVLHSGLNDSERLATWQKAKNGEAAIVIGTRSSLFTPFKNLGVIVIDEEHDSSYKQQEGWRYHARDLAVYRAHSEQIPIILGSATPALETLHNVRARKYHILRLTRRAGSARPAMQHVLDMKGQPLQAGLAPALLNRMRQHLQAGNQVILFLNRRGFAPALLCHDCGWIAECPRCDHYYTFHQAQQHLRCHHCDSQRPVPRQCPSCGSTHLLPVGLGTEQLEHALVPLFPDVPVSRIDRDTTSRKGALEQHLAEVHRGGARILIGTQMLAKGHHFPDVTLVALLDVDGALFSADFRAAERFAQLYTQVSGRAGRAGKQGEVVLQTHHPEHPLLQTLLHKGYDTFAEQALAERQTLQLPPWTSHVLIRAEDQNNQYAPLFLQQLKNLLQASPLADNQLWVLGPVPALAAKRAGRYRWQILLQHPSRIRLQHIVHGALALINTLPDARRVKWVLDVDPIEG from the coding sequence ATGCCCGTCGCCCGCGTTGCGCTATCTGTACCTTTGCCCCGCACCTTTGATTACCTGCTGCCGGAAGCGATGTCCGCAAGCACCGGTTGTCGCGTGCGCGTGCCGTTTGGTAACCAGCAACGCGTCGGTATTGTTGTGGCGGTAAGCGACAAAAGCGAGTTGCCGCTGACAGAGCTGAAAAGCGTAGAAGAGGTGCTCGACAGCGAACCGGCGTTTTCGCCTTCGGTCTGGCGATTGCTGCTGTGGGCGGCAGAGTATTACCACCATCCTCTTGGCGATGTGTTGTTCAACGCCCTTCCCGTCCTGCTACGCCAGACAAAAGCTACCAGCGCCGAATTTCAGGGCTACTGGTTCGCCACCGAACAGGGCCAGGCAGTGGACATCAATCGCGTAAAGTCGCTCAAACAGCAACAAGCGTTGTCAGCATTGCGCAAAGGGAAAATCTGGCAGCATCAATTGGCGGCGTTGGAACTGAAAAGCGTGACCCTGCAAGCGCTGCGCGCCAAAGGGCTGGCGGAGATGAACAGCGAAACGCCCACCTTTAGCGACTGGCGCAGCACATTTTCGGTCAGCGGCGATCGGTTGCGGCTCAATACCGAACAAGCGACAGCAGTCGGTGCGATTCACAGCGCGGCGGATCGATTCTCCGCATGGCTGCTGGCGGGCGTTACCGGCTCCGGCAAGACGGAAGTCTATTTAAGTGTGCTGGAAAACGTGCTGGCGCAAGGTAAACAGGCGCTGGTGATGGTGCCGGAAATTGGCCTGACGCCGCAGACCATCGCCCGTTTTCGCGAGCGTTTTAATGCGCCCGTCGAAGTGCTGCACTCCGGGCTGAACGACAGCGAGCGCCTCGCCACCTGGCAGAAAGCGAAAAACGGCGAAGCGGCAATTGTAATTGGCACGCGCTCATCGCTGTTTACTCCGTTTAAAAATCTCGGCGTGATCGTTATCGATGAAGAGCACGACAGCTCCTATAAACAACAGGAAGGCTGGCGTTATCACGCGCGGGATCTGGCGGTTTATCGCGCCCATAGTGAACAAATTCCGATAATCCTCGGTTCGGCGACCCCGGCGCTGGAAACCCTGCATAACGTGCGGGCGCGTAAATACCATATTCTGCGCCTGACGCGCCGCGCCGGTAGCGCACGCCCAGCCATGCAACACGTGTTGGATATGAAAGGCCAACCGTTACAGGCCGGCCTGGCGCCAGCGCTGCTCAACCGCATGCGCCAGCATTTGCAGGCGGGAAATCAGGTAATCCTTTTTCTTAACCGACGCGGATTTGCGCCAGCGCTGTTGTGCCACGATTGCGGCTGGATAGCGGAATGCCCGCGCTGCGATCACTATTACACCTTCCATCAGGCGCAGCAGCATTTGCGCTGCCACCACTGCGACAGCCAGCGCCCCGTGCCGCGCCAGTGTCCTTCGTGCGGTTCCACGCACTTGCTGCCGGTTGGTCTTGGCACCGAGCAGCTCGAACATGCGCTGGTGCCGCTGTTTCCCGACGTGCCGGTGTCGCGTATCGACAGGGATACCACCAGTCGCAAAGGCGCACTGGAACAGCATCTTGCCGAAGTGCATCGCGGCGGCGCGCGCATTTTGATCGGCACGCAAATGCTGGCAAAAGGGCACCATTTCCCGGATGTCACGCTGGTAGCATTGCTCGATGTTGATGGCGCGCTGTTTTCGGCGGATTTCCGCGCAGCAGAACGTTTTGCCCAGCTTTATACTCAGGTTTCCGGCCGTGCCGGACGCGCCGGGAAGCAGGGCGAAGTGGTGCTGCAAACCCACCATCCAGAACATCCTTTATTACAAACGCTGCTGCATAAGGGTTATGACACCTTCGCTGAACAGGCGCTGGCCGAGCGGCAAACCCTGCAATTACCGCCGTGGACCAGCCATGTGCTGATCCGCGCCGAAGATCAGAACAATCAATACGCCCCCCTGTTCCTGCAACAGTTGAAAAATCTGTTGCAGGCCAGCCCATTGGCCGATAACCAATTGTGGGTTCTCGGCCCGGTTCCGGCGCTGGCGGCCAAACGCGCCGGGCGCTACCGCTGGCAGATTCTGCTGCAACACCCTTCCCGTATTCGCCTGCAACATATCGTTCACGGCGCACTTGCCTTGATTAACACCCTGCCGGATGCGCGACGCGTTAAATGGGTGCTGGATGTCGATCCGATCGAAGGCTAA